Part of the Vigna unguiculata cultivar IT97K-499-35 chromosome 3, ASM411807v1, whole genome shotgun sequence genome, ATCTCCCAGGCAAAATGACCAGCCTTCTGTGCAGATATTCCTCTCTCAAAGCTTTGAATAGCATAAGAGTCCtggaaaataaaacattttcagGCTTCAGCTCCACAAAAATGTTCAATGAGGAGCAATAATGTTATGGGAAAAGAAGGTAcaattttcaaatcaaaattagaaaagatcAGAACTACAGGATTCTTGTTTTCCTAGAACAATCAAAAGGAGGACAGAGGTGCGAAGGAACATGGGCCCCTCCCACCTTCATGGAACAGATGTCACGATTAAGTACGGTAATTGAAGAATTTAAAGGACATTGAAGCCATCAACAAGAATGAAATGCATTACAAAATTTTGATAGGTTGTTTAACTAGAAACATTACCTGCTCATCTCTTGTTATGACATGTTGATCTGCACATAGTTCGGCACAGGCTCCCATGCCAAAGTCATTATAGACATCCCAAAGGCCATCTTTGACCATACCATCAATGACAGTATCGTGTCCATACCGAGATCCTTTCCTGTTTAGACAAACATATGCAGAATATGGAGACACAGCGTCAATAACTATCCAAAAAACTGTAATGGTGGTCCGACTTCATCCAATGTTTAAGCACTTAAGAAACTAAAGTTAGGTGGCATAGACTATTTAATGAAGCACCACAACACAAGAATATTGATTTCAAGGAAGCTAAAGTAAAACTATTCTTCCATCATACGAGCTGATTTCATCAGATTTCAAAATTATCATCTTTTATATGATAATAACCTCAACTTTATCAACATTTGATTAAAGAAAGGAAACCTGGCTGCTGCAAGGTACTTAGGTGAATTTGACATGCTTTCCATACCACCAGACACAACAATATCGTTGAGACCCTGTTGTATGGTCAGTGCTGCAAGCATGGTAGCTGCAATGAAAAAGACGAGACCATGATTTCACCGTAAtccacatgaaaaaaaaaaatcctatatTTAAGGTGGAATACCCTTCCAAATGAACCAACAAGAAACCATACCTTTCATCCCCGATGCGCACACCTTGTTAATAGTGGTGCAGACTACAGATGTAGGTATTCCTGCACCTAATGCAGCCTGTCTTGCAGGAGCCTGCCCTAAATTTGCACTAAGAACATTCCCAAAGAACACCTCTTGCACAAGCGATGGATCAACATTTGCTCTCTTGAGAGCATCTGCATATTCGTATATCAACTTAAAACATAACACAGGAGTAGGAGCAAGAACTTGCATATATATTTGCTGACTTCTCCTCCTATTAATTGAAAGTGGCAAGGGTAGTGACCAAGAATTGAAAAAGGGGTAAAGTAAAGGAAAATGGCATGGTGATTTACTCTTAATAACAATTGAGCCTAACTCTGTAGCAGAAAGAGACGATAGGGAGCCAAGCAAACCGCCCATTGGCGTCCGAGCAACGCCAACAATACAAACATCTGTACCAACAAATTCACACAGATGACCAAAGTTAAATGCATTCTTATCAATTCTGTTTCCATCAAAGGTTGTCCATCGTCACACTACATGATGAATACATAAAATCAGTATGCCGAGGACATAAAAAGAAGCACGCAAGTTGTGATTTTAAGAGAAGCCGTGAATTGATAAATGATGATTGAAAACAAGCTTCAAAGTTGCAGCTAAAAAAACCTCGGGATTTTACAGAAGACATGGGCAGCGTCGAAATTGTGGAAGAAACAGGAAAGATAGCCTTTTGatctgaacaaaaaaaaaaaaattaattatatgataaGAAAAATGATGACGCAGTTagttttatataacaaaatacaaAGAGAAAGAGGTGAAAGTACGGATCACAATGGAATACGCAACTCACATAACAGTGACAACAGAGTATTGTGAAGTAAGTAAATTAACAGCCATAATCATACACATTTACCACTATTTCATTTATACCTATTaaacactttcttttcttttctttctgaTCTCCTCTTATCACATCCTATATCTCATAAATCCAAAAATTTCTATATGAAGTGTTGATGAACAGAATGCGCATCAATCATTTTCCAACTAAGAAACAAGAAACGAAAAAACAAGTTCTGGTTTTGCTGGAAAATTTAGGTCCTAACAGAGGGCCCACTTCCCATGCATCCTCATCCTCGCCACCTATCTCTATCTATCTACATTTTAGGATTAGGATTAGGGTATGGTGCGCTTGGattatttaaatgatattaacTTAATATGAATATGCTTACTTAATTATATGTTTCAATAAATCAATATTATCTTAAAGTTCTACTATTTTTGTATGGTTATCTTTatgaatttgtaaaataaatataatatattattaaagaaaaaataattttattgcatGCATTTTATcatcaataaaagaaataaaagatataattaaatttcaaatactcataaatttgatatttttaaataaattcttattgatttagttttaattttttagtgcCTATATTCTCACaccttttaattaaataattattgtttaattttttcattaattattaggttatgtgattattattttactatgtATGTCATTTTGGTTACTTTTTCTTACATGTTATGTGGAATGTAAGATTATggtaaataataaattacatttaatgtaaaataattggtaatattttattaaaaatatatttaacaattaaatcagTGATAATTCAGGACCCATTATATCTTTACTATAATAAGATTATCATGTTATTCAATACCTTCACATTATCACTTACAATGATCAAAAGGTGATCCTCGTCACAAATAATAAAATCGTCATTATTatgtaacatatttttaataaaaacaatataaattaatcatctatatagataataaaaacaataaaaattacatcTACATTAACCATTGtatcactttatatttttaatacgtTTTAATAGCAACAAACACGTTATCTCAAAagataaacttaaataaaaacatttgtatgaaaaattatttgttgacaaatttttcttacaaacttaataaagttttataagtagaattaaataaataaatttttatcttttaatcaaaacaaagtaataaaatagtattctttttacttaaaaaattactttatcaaaatattattatcttatttgtatttttttagttaaaataaaaaaaaaatgaataatcgTGTTTCTAGAAAGTGTGTGAAGATTGAGAGAGGTTGAATAAAAAGCTTGACTGAGTTCAGagattcaataaattttaccttaaattttaattttcatcatatgttgaattaatgttttaaaagaaaacattttaaatgaaacaattaGAAGTcgttaaattttagtattaaaatctaattttaatattcgTAGATATTATTAACATGGCTATTTTTTCATAAGTTAGTTATCTGTTaacatttaaaagtaattttcatAAGGTAACacttatagtttttattttatgataaaatagcATAACTAATTAAATAGATAAGTGAAATGAattgtgaaatataaaattaaaaacccgTGAGTGTTGCATTTGTTCAAATAAATTAGGCTCAATCGGATAGTCCGTTATTCACTAAAAACCATGGATTAATTTGTCTACTTATTTTATTGGTCTTATTTATTTGGGTTtgaaaaaagtcaaaatatgataaataaaaagttgaaattggaccgaaaagaatcaaaatatgaacaaatttattaaataaagttaatctGAAAAGTCAAGTCTTAAAACATgcaaaaatgttaattataattttaacttcaatatatataactattgaaaaaaaatctattaaaatatgatCATATAACgtgataaaaattttaattttaagacttaatattaatattaataaaataatattttattatattgttgtaaatttattttatttttaattgatgtaaatttttaacatttaaatttatattacatttacaaatttagaataaataatattttattataacaattaatcttttaaattataaaaaatatgaataaaatttacaaaaataattttatcatttaaataaaaattacaacaaaaaatatcttaatgcTATCAAATAAAAGATGGACAAAAGAGTATTTCCTATTTGACCCGCAACCATAGTATTCACGAATAGACCCTTAACCCACTCTGCTCCCAAATAATGTTTAGACCTACATTCATTAAGTTGGATATATCAACACTAAAATtgacaatttatttataatattaattttaaaaatggattTGAATTCAATGTTAAGTCACACGTGGTCAAAACTTATGTTACATTATTATGAAACTTTAAATGAGTTTTGTATAAGATTTCTACTAACTAAAGTAAACTTTGATCAACTGAATAATcactttcaaataatttcataatttctaaattaatttaattttgtaaacataTTTATGTATGGGATAAATTTCCacaattgaaatgaaaaaagaaaatcacaGTTAAACTTGtgttataaatagtttttttgttgaaaagaaatatttataattttaataagtcAAAGGATAATGTTGTTTTCATTctagaattattattttttacatcatttcacattgttcttcattatttttattttttttagaaatacaataattaatttttgttcagACTACTTTTCTCTTATAAAGGTTGTTAAATCACAGTGTGAAAGAATTTTTTTCTAGGTCAAAGaaacaaatgtataatatataaatttgtaaaagataAACACATTCACATTGGTCCAACCATCATATCTCATAATAACAATAGAATTTTTCCAAGATTTTACTTCTGTACGTAAATTATTTGACTTATAAACTTGTTAAATTTACATTTCTGTTCCATTAAGTACAAATCACCAAAATCAGAAATGTGAAAGAGGTGTTGTTCATGGCTAATATAAGAAGGGTGAAGTAACTAGCTTTTCATCCACTAATCTGTGATCCAATACAAGGGAATGCAAACAATTTCATTTGAATATGCAGCTTCAAAACTAAACTATGCTGCAATGGAATGCAAgcaatttaatttgaatatgaaGAGTTGATCAAAAGAGTAAAAAAAGTTGCAATATACATTAATTTGAGGAAGTGATCAACTTGATGGTCAATTGTAGCTCCCCAGACTCAACCCCACGAAGCCTTAACCAAACATTTTGTACCACTTCACCATTAACACAACTGATACTGCTTTCACGAGCAAGACAATTTTCAGTGTCAGGTGTCACCTTCCTCAATGTTGTCTCACCAGAGGCAGAGGACACCTTTAAAATATCTCTTAGTCTTGATGCAGACATCAATGGTTGAAGATTCAGATAACTATTCCCCATCTTGTCATCAGCCTTCAGAAAATCTTTGTCAAACACTTCCTGTGCAAAAACCAGCACTCACACAACATCAGTAACTAAGACATAATCAGTAACCTCACACAAGAAGTTTGAACAATAGATCCAGTGCAAACTATCCAGGTCTCTTACCACTGCCCACCACATTACAAGCTGCAAATCAATAAACCCTTAATTCTATACTCTTTTACTTCTCTTTTTAGGTCATCTCAAgatttttcttcctttcaaTCAACTGAAGAGAACTGAATTTTAaatctcacatttttttttggattttcaaATCTCAAAGTGAATGAGGAAACTCACCAAATTCAGAAGTCCAAAAGGTTCGGTCAGAGTGAAACTCAGCTCTTCATTCCAAACAGGATTCAAGGAACAATGGATGACCCTGGTCTTTGCTGTCTGATTCATGATAATGAATCATTTACAGTGTTCTAACGTGTAAGGCTTTTGATATGAAAAGTAGAcataaggtaaaattgaaatgtatatCCAAGTTACCTGATTCCCCAGCTTGACAACAACATAAGGGTCACTGCTCTTGAAATCCCGGATCACTAATCTTTTCCCTTGCACAACAATGACTTTTAGCAACCTCAATTGTTCATCCATTTACTCCTAAAAAAGTGACAAATATCTATTAATCAACTCCGCCACAACAACAAAAAGCATGCAGTGAACTGAGATAGAGAATACAGAGAAGCAACAAATTGAACTAAATTAGCATGCCCACATACCCAACAATAGCGTAAACTAAAACTATACGAAAGAAAGTTCGAGATTGTTGGTGTTCGTCTCACTCAAATTTAATGCCAGAGGAATGTCCTCGTCCACCCACTGCTGCAGGTAAATACAAAGCCACAACAATACGAAACGCCAGGTGCCGGTCAATTGTTGTCGTAGGATTGACCGTTGACCAGACTTGATGGTGGTTTGAACAAATGAATGCTCGCTGTATCTGACAAATTTCCTTTCTTGTTGCTTTTTACCATTCGTATTCAGAAATCTTTCTTTAATAATGAACAAAGTTTACAaatgtttgaaattttggtcttctatttataatttcacCCACTCAAACTAATTTATTACTAAAACTTTacttcaaaaaagaaaaagaaacttgtGAATGAACAGGAAAGACCCTCACTGTGACCATTCTTGTTTGAAAGAGTTTAATTTTCAGACCAGCTATTATGAGGTTGGTAAAACCAAAACATTATGTCTACAAACCGATTTAAGCATCTTACTCTTCCTACCCATGTACTTGACCACATCAATCCAATAatggaatcctctttatattttttatatatttccttCCATTAATTTTAGCCATcgaataacattttaattaagaagaaaagttaaagtaaGATATGTTAAATTGATCGTACACGTTTGCACCTCATTTGTAAGGTTAAAACTCGGCGAGAGCAGAATGCTCAATATTACGTGAAGAATGTTCCATGATTTTCATTGGTCTCTCCACTTTAAATCTCACAACTTACTCACCAAAAACATGccaaaattaatcattataaaataaaaaattgtactaaattaaaaatggttTGATTGCATCTATTACAGGCCTGGGATAATTTACTCAATTCTCCTCATTAAAGATGGTATCTAATCTGATACACTGGTTGATTTGCTTTAACTCCATGTACTCGTCGTTCAGTTTGGTGCAACtggtttaatatataaattaaggaGAGAATGATAAGGTCACCTTTTTCAATTGTATGTGGCGAAGTACAAATATGCTGAAGTCCTAAAGATACAGATGCAATTATCCCCAAGTATAGCTGTACACATTGTTGATTGACCGAATCAATTATATCAATTGTGTTGGAAGGATGAACGGCACCTAGATAAATCATATTCATAATCCTATCCCCTAAACTAATAATTGAAGGTAATTTAGCAGAaacatagccctaaagaaaccAAAAGTGTCaccattttttctttataaacatGGGGATGAC contains:
- the LOC114178678 gene encoding protein C2-DOMAIN ABA-RELATED 11-like, with product MDEQLRLLKVIVVQGKRLVIRDFKSSDPYVVVKLGNQTAKTRVIHCSLNPVWNEELSFTLTEPFGLLNLEVFDKDFLKADDKMGNSYLNLQPLMSASRLRDILKVSSASGETTLRKVTPDTENCLARESSISCVNGEVVQNVWLRLRGVESGELQLTIKLITSSN